The following coding sequences are from one Plasmodium knowlesi strain H genome assembly, chromosome: 9 window:
- a CDS encoding coproporphyrinogen-III oxidase, putative: MKDEPSPNEKFRNCWENLLKLEQNNICSLFESLDTIKFREETWTKKNSKKKKIGSGITRILENGQVFEKCAVNYSCVYGTIDRETAKQMCVNQYNKEYINSKEICYTEDLNQVISRIINNGGLKIVREKYKYYASGLSIIAHPVNPNAPSIHMNFRFFQVFIKTGRKKKKNTPSANGTNTAYRNAGVAGSVSANTYPATNKGCQNGQIANVNAGAGSASTAKSHIDSNYRSLKHWFGGGCDLSPSYIFPELFIHFHHSFKVVCDKYNHLFYKYFKKWCDMYFRIRHRNMSRGIGGIFFDNLLDNTIKAKIKGKIKNGKARELQNISMNLSNINGNNVNANYNNSHTNKKLPSDERPCKCHSCNPIMDNSYRMIFLFVQECIINFRKSYLYILAQTIHCKYDDNMLNWQRVCRGRYTEFNLLYDRGTKFGLELNTYKTYKRKKESDKIENYASTFLKDEVFSEQNSDYFSDEHEKIDNVFSSLPLKCEFFYKYKIVKYSREHETLQVLKHPKRWVEY; the protein is encoded by the exons ATGAAAGATGAG CCATCTCCCAATGAAAAATTCCGCAACTGTTGGGAAAATCTACTAAAGCTCGAGCAGAACAATATATGCAGTTTATTCGAGTCATTAGATACAATAAAGTTTCGTGAAGAGACATGGACGAAGAAAAactcgaagaagaaaaaaataggatcAGGAATAACGAGGATCCTAGAAAATGGACAAGTATTTGAAAAATGTGCCGTGAACTACTCGTGCGTATATGGAACTATTGACAGAGAGACTGCCAAGCAGATGTGCGTGAATCAATACAATAAAGAATACATCAATAGTAAGGAAATTTGTTATACCGAAGATCTGAACCAAGTTATTTCTCGCATCATAAACAATGGGGGGTTAAAAATAGTTCGAGAGAAATACAAGTACTATGCTTCTGGGTTGTCTATCATTGCGCACCCCGTGAACCCTAATGCACCCTCCATCCATATGaattttcgctttttccaAGTATTCATCAAAACCgggcgtaaaaaaaagaaaaacactcCATCTGCGAATGGTACCAATACGGCATATAGGAACGCTGGCGTAGCCGGTAGCGTCAGCGCCAACACATACCCCGCTACCAATAAAGGATGCCAAAATGGACAGATCGCCAATGTAAATGCAGGTGCTGGTAGCGCGAGCACTGCGAAGAGTCATATAGATAGTAACTACCGAAGTTTGAAACATTGGTTTGGGGGAGGATGCGACTTAAGTCCCAGTTATATTTTCCCAGAATTATTCATCCACTTTCATCACTCATTTAAGGTAGTGTGCGATAAGTATAATCACTTATTTTACAAgtatttcaaaaaatggtGTGACATGTATTTTCGAATTAGGCACAGAAATATGAGCAGAGGGATTGGCGGGATATTTTTTGACAATTTATTGGACAACACTAtaaaggcaaaaataaaagggaaaattaaaaatggcaaaGCGAGGGAATTGCAAAATATAAGCATGAACCTTAGCAACATAAATGGCAATAACGTCAATGCTAACTATAATAACAGTCATACGAATAAAAAACTTCCGTCGGATGAAAGGCCATGTAAATGCCACAGCTGTAACCCCATCATGGATAACAGCTACAGAATGATATTCCTATTTGTCCAGGAGTGCATCATAAATTTTCGTAAATCCTACCTCTATATTCTCGCCCAGACAATTCATTGTAAGTATGACGACAACATGCTTAATTGGCAACGTGTATGTCGAGGCAGATACACAGAGTTCAATTTATTATATGACCGAGGTACTAAGTTTGGACTAGAATTAAATACTTACAAAACttataagagaaaaaaagaatccgacaaaattgaaaattatgCTTCCACCTTTTTGAAGGATGAAGTTTTTTCGGAACAGAATTCTGACTACTTTTCAGATGAGCATGAGAAAATTGACAacgttttttcctctctcccCCTCaagtgtgaatttttttacaagtaCAAAATTGTGAAGTACTCCCGCGAGCATGAGACGCTGCAGGTATTGAAGCATCCGAAGAGGTGGGTCGAG
- a CDS encoding 60S ribosomal protein L35ae, putative translates to MDKTKTKKQITNGKGKKPAKVVKKVVKKVLGKKKKTTKKLNAVRLYEKGVILGYKRSQRNQDPNFALISIRNVHTKKHAQFYVGKRVAYVYRTNKHHDGVKIKCIWGKVCRTHGNSGVIRAKFKTNIPPKAFGDRVRILMYPSNI, encoded by the exons ATGGATAAAACTAAAACTAAGAAACAAATTACCAAcggcaaagggaaaaaacccGCCAAGGTCGTCAAAAAAGTTGTAAAGAAAGTtttggggaagaaaaaaaaaacgacgaaGAAGCTTAATGCAGTTCGACTATACGAGAAGGGAGTTATCTTGGGATACAAGAG ATCTCAAAGGAACCAAGACCCCAACTTTGCCCTTATTTCTATAAGGAATGTGCATACGAAAAAGCATGCCCAATTCTATGTGGGAAAGAGGGTTGCCTACGTGTACAGGACAAATAAGCACCATGACGGAGTGAAGATTAAG TGCATATGGGGAAAGGTATGCAGAACACACGGAAACAGTGGAGTGATTCGTGCCAAATTCAAAACCAATATCCCACCTAAGGCCTTTGGAGATAGAGTCCGCATACTTATGTACCCATCGAACATCTGA
- a CDS encoding 60S ribosomal protein L28, putative: MSNVSNALIWELTKKNNCFLKKNKSGRKGIFLCDSYNIKCKNTPSSSGLVKQNGVNLRLHKGKVVMCVKSTDQNTTTNKIYRTKNKGTAMKLIDEHTNLVSSKSKKQLIKKYKRMSKMYNCNKGNK; the protein is encoded by the exons ATGTCAAACGTCAGCAACGCCCTCATTTGGGAATTAACCAAAAAGAACAACtgcttcttaaaaaaaaacaaaagtggaagaaagggaattTTCCTATGCGACTCATACAATATTAAATGCAAAAATACGCCATCAAGTAGTG GACTCGTGAAACAGAATGGCGTAAATCTCCGATTGCACAAGGGGAAGGTTGTCATGTGCGTTAAATCCACGGACCAAAA TACCACCACGAACAAGATATACAGAACGAAAAACAAGGGAACAGCCATGAAGCTGATCGATGAACACACAAACCTTGTAAGCAGCAAAAGCAAGAAGCAGTTAATTAAGAAGTACAAGCGCATGTCCAAAATGTACAATTGCAATAAGGGGAATAAATAA